A region of the Kaistia geumhonensis genome:
CCTCGATCAGCCGCCGGCCGACGCCCTTGCCGCGCCATTCCGGAACGAGGCCCATGCCGAGCGTTCCGCTATGGGCATAGATCGGCAGGTGGTCTTGCCGGATGACGTCGCACCAGCCGACGACGAAGCCGTCGGCGTCCGCCACGAATTGCGGGTTGCCGCTGGCGAGGTTGCCGAGGATGAAGCGCGAGGCCTGCTCGAAGCTCGGCCCCTCGATGCGGGCGAGAAACCGCTTCTCGCGCGCGACACGGTCAACGGCCGCGCGGAAGCCTTCGATGTCATCCTCTCGGATCGGCCGGACGACGACCATGTCTGCGCGCCGCCCTTTCAGCCCTGGAGGAAATCCTTGAAGGCGTCGCCATAGTCCTTGTGCCAGCGCGACAGCGGCGGACGGTTCTCGACGATGTCGCCGGCGGCCCAGAGGATGCGCTTTTCGTCGGTGGGGCGCTCCACCTCGTTGTCCGGGCAGAGGATGTAGAAGTCACCGCGCTCGATGGAGGCGAGCATGAAGTCGATCGTCTGTCCGGGCGTCCAGGCGCCGGCCGGCTTTTCCGCGCGGTCGCCGGTGGTGAGCCCGGTCCAGACGAAGCCGGGGATCAGCAGCTTGGCCTCGATCCTGCCGCCCTCGATGCCGCGGAGCTCATGCTGGAGCGCTTCCGTCAGTACCTTCACGCCCGCCTTCGAGACGTTGTAGGCCGTGTCGCCGGGCGGCGTGGTGATGCCCTGCTTGGAGCCGGTGTTGATGACGAGGCCGGGCGCGCCGGACGCGACCATCTTCGGCACGAAGACCTGGACGCCGTTGACGACGCCCCACAGATTGGTGCCGATCACGCGCTGCCAGCTGTCGAGATCGCCGAGCGCCGGGCCACCATTGCCGATGCCGGCATTGTTCATGAGGACATGCACGGCACCGAAGCGTTCGAAGACAGCCTGCTGCAAAGCCTCGACATCGGCGCGGCTCGAGACATCCGTCCGGACGATGAGCACGTCGGGGCCGAGCGCCTGCCGCGCAAGGGCGATCGCCTCCTCGTTCCAGTCGGCAATCGCGACCTTGAGGCCGAGCGAAAGGAACTTCCGGGCCGCGGCGAAGCCGATGCCGGAGGCACCGCCGGTGATGACGGCGACATGGCCTGCTTCGATGGCGGGATGGGTCATGACGAGGATCCTGTCGTGGGAGACCGCGAGCGGCATCGGCGAAGCGGGGAGACGGCGCCGGCGCGATCGAAGGGAGTGCGCGGCGCATGATAACCCTCTATATCCGGATCGGGGACTGGATTTCCGATAGGGACCTCATGACGATGCGCCGCACCCTTCTCGCTCTCGCGCTGATTGCCGCCACGACGCCGGCGGCCCTCGCCTGCACGGAGGACGAGTTGCAGGCGAAGTCGATCGAGCTTGCCGATCTCGTCAAGGCGATCGTCGCCAAGGATCCGGCGCAGCAGCCGACCTGGCGCGCCAAGCAGGTCGATGTCGATCGGCTGGCCGAACGAAGCACCAATATCGACGAGATCTGCGCCGCCTATGACAAGGCGATCGGCGAGGCGAAGGCCGCCCAGTAAGGCGGTCGGACCGCCGGGGGCACGACGGACGGAGCCGGTTCCTTGATCGAGATCACCGACGAGATCTCTCTCGACGAAAGCGAGATCGAGGAGACGTTCATCCGCGCCTCGGGTCCGGGCGGCCAGAACGTCAACAAGGTGTCGAGCGCGGTACAGCTCCGTTTCGACGCGCGGCGCTCGCGCTCGCTGCCCGACGATGTCGCTGTGCGACTGATGCGGCTCGCCGGTGCGCGGCTGACGCAGGACGGTGTCATCGTCATCACAGCTCAACGTCATCGGGACCAGGGGCGCAACCGTGCCGATGCGCTCGAGCGGCTGGTGGAGCTCATCCGAGCGGCCGTACCGAAGCCCGTGATCCGTCGCCCGACGCGTCCGACCAAGGCCTCGAAGGAGAAGCGGCTTTCCGAGAAGGCACGCCGCTCGGGCGTCAAGGCGATGCGCGGCGGCGTCGGCTCAGACTGATCGGCAGGGCTCAGTTCGATTTCATCGTTCCGTCATGCAACAATCCCGCCTTGCCGGGCATTGAAACTCGGGCTCAACAGCGGGACGGGGAACGACCCATGACTATCATCTGGACCATCATCATCGGCCTCATCGCGGGCGTCATCGCGAAGTTCATCATGCCGGGCGACAATGAGCCCAAGGGATTCATCCTGACCATCCTGCTCGGCATCGCCGGCGCCTTCGTCGCGACCTGGCTGGGTCAGGCGATCGGATGGTACGGACCCAACGACCAGGCCGGGCTTATCGGCTCGGTGGTCGGTGCGATCATCGTCCTCTTCATCTGGGGGATGATCGTGAGGCGGCGGGCCTGAGCCCGCCAGTCCATTCTCGACAGCGATCGGCGGGCCCTCAGGCCCGCCTTTCCGTTCAGCGTCGGCGGGGCGGCTCGATCTCGCCGAAATGCTCCTCAAACGCCTCTGTGATCGGGCAGCGGCCGGTCGCGCCGCGATAGGCGAGATAGGAGCCCGTCGCGAGCGCGAGAACCGACAGGAAGCGGTTCGGACGCGGACGCACGGCGGCGGCGGCGAGAGCCAGGCCGGCCAGCACGGACAGCGTGCGGCCCCCGGTCGACATTGTCGGCACGGCGATCGGGTCGGCGGTGCGCGAGCGGAACATCATGTCGTGTCTCCTTGTGGAATCGCGGCAATCGGGTGTCTCTTCGCGCCGGTCGGCGCTAATTCCGGCCATCCGCGTCGATACGCTCCGCGAGCGAAGCGGCGCTGCGGACGAAGGTTCAACGCGGCATCGGATTTTGCGTTCCCGAGGGGAGCGGCGCAGGGAGGATCGGGCGATGATCAGAGTCGGCATAGGTGGCTGGGTTTTCGAGCCATGGCGCGGCGTCTTCTATCCGGAAGGCCTGCCGCAGAAGCGCGAACTGGAGCATGCCAGCCGCCATGTCACATCGATCGAGATCAACGGCACCTATTACGGCACGCAGAAGCCGGCGAGCTTCCGCAAATGGGCCGACGAGACGCCGGACGATTTCGTCTTCGCACTGAAGGGCTCCCGCTACACGACCAATCGCCGCAAGCTGGCCGAGGCCGGCGAGTCGGTCCGCCGTCTGATCGACAGCGGCGTCACCGAGCTCGGCGACAAGCTCGGGCCGATCAACTGGCAGTTCATGGAGACGAAGGCCTTCGATCCGGAGGACTTCGAGGCATTCCTGGCGCTGCTGCCGCCGAAGGAGGGCAGCCGTCGTCTTCGCCACGCCGTCGAGGTGCGGCACGACAGCTTCAAGGTGCCGGAATTCGTCGCGCTCGCCCGGAAATACGGCGTCGCGATCGTGCTGGCGGACTCCCAAAGCTTTCCGCTTATCGCCGATCCGACCGCCGACTTCGTCTATGCCCGTCTCCAGTCGGCTTCGGAGGCCGAACAAGTGGGTTATTCCGCCGCAGCCCTCGACGGCTGGCAGGCGCGCGCGAAGACCTTCGCGAAGGGCGGTGTCCCGGATGACTTGCCGCTCCTCGCCGGTGCCGGTGAGCGCGAGGGCGGGCGCGACGTTTTCATCTACATGATCAACGGCTTCAAGCCAAAGGCGCCCGCCGCGGCCATGGCCTTGATCGAGCGCCTCGGCGGGCGCTGACCGCAGGCTGACAACCTCTCTGAAACGGCGTCCGCGCGCCGCTTGCCAAGGCGATATGTGCGGTTTGGTGCACAATGCACGCCGCATTCTCGCCTTCTTTCGCCGATTGATGAACGACGTCGAACGAGAACCCCTTTTCGATCAGGTGTCGCAGCGCGCCGGCGAGCGCGGATTCGGAGATGTACCGGTTGAGTTCCAAGCTCTCACTT
Encoded here:
- a CDS encoding SDR family NAD(P)-dependent oxidoreductase, giving the protein MTHPAIEAGHVAVITGGASGIGFAAARKFLSLGLKVAIADWNEEAIALARQALGPDVLIVRTDVSSRADVEALQQAVFERFGAVHVLMNNAGIGNGGPALGDLDSWQRVIGTNLWGVVNGVQVFVPKMVASGAPGLVINTGSKQGITTPPGDTAYNVSKAGVKVLTEALQHELRGIEGGRIEAKLLIPGFVWTGLTTGDRAEKPAGAWTPGQTIDFMLASIERGDFYILCPDNEVERPTDEKRILWAAGDIVENRPPLSRWHKDYGDAFKDFLQG
- a CDS encoding GNAT family N-acetyltransferase — encoded protein: MVVVRPIREDDIEGFRAAVDRVAREKRFLARIEGPSFEQASRFILGNLASGNPQFVADADGFVVGWCDVIRQDHLPIYAHSGTLGMGLVPEWRGKGVGRRLIEAAVAAAFTAGMTRVQLTVRADNEAAIMLYRRIGFADEGYHRGTDRIDGITYDTRSMALLA
- a CDS encoding YgaP-like transmembrane domain; this encodes MMFRSRTADPIAVPTMSTGGRTLSVLAGLALAAAAVRPRPNRFLSVLALATGSYLAYRGATGRCPITEAFEEHFGEIEPPRRR
- a CDS encoding GlsB/YeaQ/YmgE family stress response membrane protein yields the protein MTIIWTIIIGLIAGVIAKFIMPGDNEPKGFILTILLGIAGAFVATWLGQAIGWYGPNDQAGLIGSVVGAIIVLFIWGMIVRRRA
- the arfB gene encoding alternative ribosome rescue aminoacyl-tRNA hydrolase ArfB — encoded protein: MIEITDEISLDESEIEETFIRASGPGGQNVNKVSSAVQLRFDARRSRSLPDDVAVRLMRLAGARLTQDGVIVITAQRHRDQGRNRADALERLVELIRAAVPKPVIRRPTRPTKASKEKRLSEKARRSGVKAMRGGVGSD
- a CDS encoding DUF72 domain-containing protein, with amino-acid sequence MIRVGIGGWVFEPWRGVFYPEGLPQKRELEHASRHVTSIEINGTYYGTQKPASFRKWADETPDDFVFALKGSRYTTNRRKLAEAGESVRRLIDSGVTELGDKLGPINWQFMETKAFDPEDFEAFLALLPPKEGSRRLRHAVEVRHDSFKVPEFVALARKYGVAIVLADSQSFPLIADPTADFVYARLQSASEAEQVGYSAAALDGWQARAKTFAKGGVPDDLPLLAGAGEREGGRDVFIYMINGFKPKAPAAAMALIERLGGR